From Sus scrofa isolate TJ Tabasco breed Duroc chromosome 18, Sscrofa11.1, whole genome shotgun sequence, a single genomic window includes:
- the HNRNPA2B1 gene encoding heterogeneous nuclear ribonucleoproteins A2/B1 isoform X1 translates to MEKTLETVPLERKKREKEQFRKLFIGGLSFETTEESLRNYYEQWGKLTDCVVMRDPASKRSRGFGFVTFSSMAEVDAAMAARPHSIDGRVVEPKRAVAREESGKPGAHVTVKKLFVGGIKEDTEEHHLRDYFEEYGKIDTIEIITDRQSGKKRGFGFVTFDDHDPVDKIVLQKYHTINGHNAEVRKALSRQEMQEVQSSRSGRGGNFGFGDSRGGGGNFGPGPGSNFRGGSDGYGSGRGFGDGYNGYGGGPGGGNFGGSPGYGGGRGGYGGGGPGYGNQGGGYGGGYDNYGGGNYGSGNYNDFGNYNQQPSNYGPMKSGNFGGSRNMGGPYGGGNYGPGGSGGSGGYGGRSRY, encoded by the exons ATGGAG aaaACTTTAGAAACTGTTCCTTTGGAGAGGAAAAAG agagaaaaggaacaatTCCGTAAACTCTTTATTGGTGGCTTGAGCTTTGAAACTACAGAAGAAAGTTTGAGGAACTACTACGAGCAATGGGGAAAACTTACAGATTGTGTG GTCATGAGGGATCCTGCAAGCAAAAGATCAAGAGGATTTGGTTTTGTAACTTTTTCATCCATGGCTGAGGTTGATGCTGCCATGGCTGCAAGACCACATTCAATTGATGGACGAGTGGTTGAGCCAAAACGTGCTGTTGCAAGAGAG GAATCTGGAAAGCCAGGGGCTCATGTAACTGTGAAGAAGCTATTTGTTGGTGGAATTAAAGAAGATACTGAGGAACACCATCTTAGAGATTACTTTGAGGAGTATGGGAAAATTGATACCATTGAGATAATTACTGATAGGCAGTCTGGAAAGAAAAGAGGCTTTGGATTTGTTACTTTTGATGACCATGATCCTGTGGATAAGATTGTGT TGCAAAAGTACCATACCATCAATGGTCATAATGCAGAAGTGAGAAAGGCTTTGTCTAGACAAGAAATGCAGGAAGTCCAAAGTTCTAGAAGTGGAAGAGGAG GCAACTTTGGTTTTGGAGATTCTCGTGGTGGTGGTGGAAATTTTGGACCAGGACCTGGAAGTAACTTTAGAGGAGGATCTG ATGGATATGGAAGTGGTCGTGGATTTGGGGATGGCTATAATGGGTATGGAGGAGGACCTGGAG GTGGCAATTTTGGAGGTAGCCCTGGttatggaggaggaagaggaggatatGGTGGTGGAGGACCTGGATATGGCAACCAGGGTGGGGGCTACGGAGGTGGTTATGACAACTATGGAGGAG gaaATTATGGAAGTGGAAATTATAATGATTTTGGAAATTATAACCAGCAACCTTCTAACTATGGTCCAATGAAGAGTGGAAACTTTGGTGGTAGCAGGAACATGGGGGGACCATATGGTGGAG GAAACTATGGTCCAGGAGGCAGTGGAGGAAGTGGGGGTTATGGAGGGAGAAGCCGATATTGA
- the HNRNPA2B1 gene encoding heterogeneous nuclear ribonucleoproteins A2/B1 isoform X3: protein MEKTLETVPLERKKREKEQFRKLFIGGLSFETTEESLRNYYEQWGKLTDCVVMRDPASKRSRGFGFVTFSSMAEVDAAMAARPHSIDGRVVEPKRAVAREESGKPGAHVTVKKLFVGGIKEDTEEHHLRDYFEEYGKIDTIEIITDRQSGKKRGFGFVTFDDHDPVDKIVLQKYHTINGHNAEVRKALSRQEMQEVQSSRSGRGGNFGFGDSRGGGGNFGPGPGSNFRGGSDGYGSGRGFGDGYNGYGGGPGGNYGSGNYNDFGNYNQQPSNYGPMKSGNFGGSRNMGGPYGGGNYGPGGSGGSGGYGGRSRY, encoded by the exons ATGGAG aaaACTTTAGAAACTGTTCCTTTGGAGAGGAAAAAG agagaaaaggaacaatTCCGTAAACTCTTTATTGGTGGCTTGAGCTTTGAAACTACAGAAGAAAGTTTGAGGAACTACTACGAGCAATGGGGAAAACTTACAGATTGTGTG GTCATGAGGGATCCTGCAAGCAAAAGATCAAGAGGATTTGGTTTTGTAACTTTTTCATCCATGGCTGAGGTTGATGCTGCCATGGCTGCAAGACCACATTCAATTGATGGACGAGTGGTTGAGCCAAAACGTGCTGTTGCAAGAGAG GAATCTGGAAAGCCAGGGGCTCATGTAACTGTGAAGAAGCTATTTGTTGGTGGAATTAAAGAAGATACTGAGGAACACCATCTTAGAGATTACTTTGAGGAGTATGGGAAAATTGATACCATTGAGATAATTACTGATAGGCAGTCTGGAAAGAAAAGAGGCTTTGGATTTGTTACTTTTGATGACCATGATCCTGTGGATAAGATTGTGT TGCAAAAGTACCATACCATCAATGGTCATAATGCAGAAGTGAGAAAGGCTTTGTCTAGACAAGAAATGCAGGAAGTCCAAAGTTCTAGAAGTGGAAGAGGAG GCAACTTTGGTTTTGGAGATTCTCGTGGTGGTGGTGGAAATTTTGGACCAGGACCTGGAAGTAACTTTAGAGGAGGATCTG ATGGATATGGAAGTGGTCGTGGATTTGGGGATGGCTATAATGGGTATGGAGGAGGACCTGGAG gaaATTATGGAAGTGGAAATTATAATGATTTTGGAAATTATAACCAGCAACCTTCTAACTATGGTCCAATGAAGAGTGGAAACTTTGGTGGTAGCAGGAACATGGGGGGACCATATGGTGGAG GAAACTATGGTCCAGGAGGCAGTGGAGGAAGTGGGGGTTATGGAGGGAGAAGCCGATATTGA
- the HNRNPA2B1 gene encoding heterogeneous nuclear ribonucleoproteins A2/B1 isoform X4, with translation MEREKEQFRKLFIGGLSFETTEESLRNYYEQWGKLTDCVVMRDPASKRSRGFGFVTFSSMAEVDAAMAARPHSIDGRVVEPKRAVAREESGKPGAHVTVKKLFVGGIKEDTEEHHLRDYFEEYGKIDTIEIITDRQSGKKRGFGFVTFDDHDPVDKIVLQKYHTINGHNAEVRKALSRQEMQEVQSSRSGRGGNFGFGDSRGGGGNFGPGPGSNFRGGSDGYGSGRGFGDGYNGYGGGPGGNYGSGNYNDFGNYNQQPSNYGPMKSGNFGGSRNMGGPYGGGNYGPGGSGGSGGYGGRSRY, from the exons ATGGAG agagaaaaggaacaatTCCGTAAACTCTTTATTGGTGGCTTGAGCTTTGAAACTACAGAAGAAAGTTTGAGGAACTACTACGAGCAATGGGGAAAACTTACAGATTGTGTG GTCATGAGGGATCCTGCAAGCAAAAGATCAAGAGGATTTGGTTTTGTAACTTTTTCATCCATGGCTGAGGTTGATGCTGCCATGGCTGCAAGACCACATTCAATTGATGGACGAGTGGTTGAGCCAAAACGTGCTGTTGCAAGAGAG GAATCTGGAAAGCCAGGGGCTCATGTAACTGTGAAGAAGCTATTTGTTGGTGGAATTAAAGAAGATACTGAGGAACACCATCTTAGAGATTACTTTGAGGAGTATGGGAAAATTGATACCATTGAGATAATTACTGATAGGCAGTCTGGAAAGAAAAGAGGCTTTGGATTTGTTACTTTTGATGACCATGATCCTGTGGATAAGATTGTGT TGCAAAAGTACCATACCATCAATGGTCATAATGCAGAAGTGAGAAAGGCTTTGTCTAGACAAGAAATGCAGGAAGTCCAAAGTTCTAGAAGTGGAAGAGGAG GCAACTTTGGTTTTGGAGATTCTCGTGGTGGTGGTGGAAATTTTGGACCAGGACCTGGAAGTAACTTTAGAGGAGGATCTG ATGGATATGGAAGTGGTCGTGGATTTGGGGATGGCTATAATGGGTATGGAGGAGGACCTGGAG gaaATTATGGAAGTGGAAATTATAATGATTTTGGAAATTATAACCAGCAACCTTCTAACTATGGTCCAATGAAGAGTGGAAACTTTGGTGGTAGCAGGAACATGGGGGGACCATATGGTGGAG GAAACTATGGTCCAGGAGGCAGTGGAGGAAGTGGGGGTTATGGAGGGAGAAGCCGATATTGA
- the HNRNPA2B1 gene encoding heterogeneous nuclear ribonucleoproteins A2/B1 isoform X2, which produces MEREKEQFRKLFIGGLSFETTEESLRNYYEQWGKLTDCVVMRDPASKRSRGFGFVTFSSMAEVDAAMAARPHSIDGRVVEPKRAVAREESGKPGAHVTVKKLFVGGIKEDTEEHHLRDYFEEYGKIDTIEIITDRQSGKKRGFGFVTFDDHDPVDKIVLQKYHTINGHNAEVRKALSRQEMQEVQSSRSGRGGNFGFGDSRGGGGNFGPGPGSNFRGGSDGYGSGRGFGDGYNGYGGGPGGGNFGGSPGYGGGRGGYGGGGPGYGNQGGGYGGGYDNYGGGNYGSGNYNDFGNYNQQPSNYGPMKSGNFGGSRNMGGPYGGGNYGPGGSGGSGGYGGRSRY; this is translated from the exons ATGGAG agagaaaaggaacaatTCCGTAAACTCTTTATTGGTGGCTTGAGCTTTGAAACTACAGAAGAAAGTTTGAGGAACTACTACGAGCAATGGGGAAAACTTACAGATTGTGTG GTCATGAGGGATCCTGCAAGCAAAAGATCAAGAGGATTTGGTTTTGTAACTTTTTCATCCATGGCTGAGGTTGATGCTGCCATGGCTGCAAGACCACATTCAATTGATGGACGAGTGGTTGAGCCAAAACGTGCTGTTGCAAGAGAG GAATCTGGAAAGCCAGGGGCTCATGTAACTGTGAAGAAGCTATTTGTTGGTGGAATTAAAGAAGATACTGAGGAACACCATCTTAGAGATTACTTTGAGGAGTATGGGAAAATTGATACCATTGAGATAATTACTGATAGGCAGTCTGGAAAGAAAAGAGGCTTTGGATTTGTTACTTTTGATGACCATGATCCTGTGGATAAGATTGTGT TGCAAAAGTACCATACCATCAATGGTCATAATGCAGAAGTGAGAAAGGCTTTGTCTAGACAAGAAATGCAGGAAGTCCAAAGTTCTAGAAGTGGAAGAGGAG GCAACTTTGGTTTTGGAGATTCTCGTGGTGGTGGTGGAAATTTTGGACCAGGACCTGGAAGTAACTTTAGAGGAGGATCTG ATGGATATGGAAGTGGTCGTGGATTTGGGGATGGCTATAATGGGTATGGAGGAGGACCTGGAG GTGGCAATTTTGGAGGTAGCCCTGGttatggaggaggaagaggaggatatGGTGGTGGAGGACCTGGATATGGCAACCAGGGTGGGGGCTACGGAGGTGGTTATGACAACTATGGAGGAG gaaATTATGGAAGTGGAAATTATAATGATTTTGGAAATTATAACCAGCAACCTTCTAACTATGGTCCAATGAAGAGTGGAAACTTTGGTGGTAGCAGGAACATGGGGGGACCATATGGTGGAG GAAACTATGGTCCAGGAGGCAGTGGAGGAAGTGGGGGTTATGGAGGGAGAAGCCGATATTGA